A segment of the Mercurialis annua linkage group LG4, ddMerAnnu1.2, whole genome shotgun sequence genome:
ATTTaagtgaaaaagaaaacaaaatatttcgGATTAGAACAACTAAAAAGATTCTACATATAGGATAACAGAAATAGTGCACTTAAGGATTAGTAACAACAACAATTTTCAGACACAAATTCACCAATTCGAAGAAAGGCAGCTCTAGATTtgaaaattacatcaaatacTATTCTACAAGACAACACAACAACAGCAGCAACAGCCTACCTAATCAGCTAACTATCTAAAAAATTCTACCCGAACCGAAATGGGGTAAAATAAACATTACAACAATAATAAGATATTCAATAAGTTTTACTGGCAACTTATGAGGTGAGCTTCGACGAGAGAATTCTGTCATTGTCAGCGACAAACCTTGCAGCGCACCAACTGAGGAGAACCTAGTTAACTTGCTGGCAGAGACACGTTGATGTCGGTTGGCTTATTTCTTGTATCTGTTGCTATTGCTGACCAGCTATCTCCGCGAAATGTTGACTGTGGGAGGTTGGATTTTGGATCGGAGCTAGACATAGGAATTGCCATTGCTGCAGTTGTTGTTGTGATAGTTATGTTGTCGGGCTTCGGCTTCTTTGGTTTCTGCTCATGCTGGTTTCCGGACAGAAAACTGCCTACAACAACCTGacgaattgaaagaaaaatatcagaATTCTTCTCCTCCCAGGAACCGTTTTCGTTTCTTACACATTTCCACAAGAATGGAagtaataaaaaatgaattgagTACAGGATTAGGCATCTTGATAGGACTAACCTGCACAGGACTCGCAGCTACCAACAGACCTGCAACTCCACCACCTACTACACGTCCATCCGGACTTGCTAACGAAACACTCATTCCACCGGATCTGCTTCTTGTTCCTCCACTCTCTGTGGGCATAAATGAACCAGATAAAGACAGTATCTCGAAGCGACCCTGCCAAAGGGAGGAGATTGGATAATGACAGTAAGTTAGCAGGCAGAAAAACTATATTACAGATCGgactataaaactgaaaattttcctaaattCTCGAAGGGGCACCAAAGGTCCAACATCAACATGTAACCATCCGATCACCTCATCGAATGAGGAATAAAATAACGCAATacagtttaaaaataaataaattaaagcaCCAAAAATCAGAACCCAAGTTCACAAGAAGCCATATAGGACCTTGAGAAAAAAGTGAAGAGCGCATGAGTGTGATCAGTAACAAGATAGCAAATTAACTAGACAAATGTGCATCAAAGATGCAAACACCAAGCAAATTAGCTCTAGGTTTCTCAGCCACAACTTGAAGATAAATAAAAGGATGAAATGCATTACCTCATATGTTAATGTGCCCCCAGAGGAATCAGGCTGCCGGAGTGTAACACTTGAGATCACTCCATTTGCAGAGAGAATGCATATAGCTCGAGGTCCTTGTTGAGAAAATGATATAATCTTCATTGTAACATCCTATTTATATCCAATGAAAGAATTTATTATaaggaaaatataaaattgcaTATACTGAAGCATTAAGATATAATTGAATTTTGTTTCACagaaacttaattatttttacgattTCCTTGTATATAGAAAAACATTTGCAAAAGATATACATGGACCTTTCAAGACCTGAATAGCACAGAAACAGAAATGTTAACATGATATGATGCAATATGACACAAGGATATGGAATTTATACAAATACAGGAAATGAAACACTGGGAAAagttgcatatatatatatatatatattatatatatataatcatgcTAATATCTTTAAATGAAATTATACCactcataaaaaaatttaaaaaaatgaaaaaaccaaatatttttaattaagtagaaaaacaaaaatttatagaaaaagtaaaaacaaaattaataggGAATAAATAagtaagaattaaaaaaaacataaatacttttataaagtttaattaaaaaatattttgaaacgtGTGGTGGAGTTAGGAAAAGGTTCAAGTTGGTTGTTTTAAGGTTTCCGTACttccaaataaataagaaaaataaaaataaaaacataaatacttTCATAATGTTTACTTAAAAAgggaactttttaaaaatattttgaaaacgtGTCATGGAGTTTCCGAAAAGGTTCAGTTTTCAAAAAGTTCTGGATACGAAAACATTGGCTAATTTAAGATTTCCGTACTTCCTAATTTAAGACAATATAAAGGCAAATAAACCTACAAAATCCGAAGTGATTAAACTTAAAAAGTTCAACATTGAAAAATAAaggaaactttttaaaatattttaaaacatttaaggAGTTTTCGAAAAGGTTCAGAATCCAAAAAGTTTTGGATACAGACACGTaggttattttaaggtttccgtACTTCCTAATTTAAGAAAATGAAGACATGATCCAAAAGGAAAAAAACCAACCAGTCCAAAGtgattttacttaaaaaaaaatcaatattaaaaaataaaggaagatttttaaaatattttgaaacgtGTCATGGAGTTTCCAAAAAGATTTTTGATACATAAACATtggttattttaaggtttccgtACTCCCTAATTTAAGACAATAAAGACATGATCCAAAAGGCAAAAAAACCAACCAATCCGAAGTGATTTAacttaaaaagttcaaaattgaaaaataaaggaaatgttttcaaaatcttTTGAAACATGTCATGGAGTTCCCGAAAAGGTTCAACTTCCAAAAAGTTTTGGATACGGAAACATCGGTACTTTTAAGGTTTCCGTACTTCCTAATTTAAGACAATGAATACATGATCCAAAAGACAAAAAAGATTACTAATTCGAAGTGAtcttacttaaaaaaattcaatattcaaaaataaaggaaattttttataatattttgaaa
Coding sequences within it:
- the LOC126677739 gene encoding AT-hook motif nuclear-localized protein 1 is translated as MEARETVSNSGGVTVVGSDAPSSYQIAPRATDNLNSIPGSTPPPPHAVAVPPPSTVAPAVYPMMTLKKKRGRPRKYGPDGSVTKALSPKPISTAAPALPPVIDFSAEKHRKIKPVSKTKFEVENLGEWVACSVGANFTPHIITVNAGEDVTMKIISFSQQGPRAICILSANGVISSVTLRQPDSSGGTLTYEGRFEILSLSGSFMPTESGGTRSRSGGMSVSLASPDGRVVGGGVAGLLVAASPVQVVVGSFLSGNQHEQKPKKPKPDNITITTTTAAMAIPMSSSDPKSNLPQSTFRGDSWSAIATDTRNKPTDINVSLPAS